In Camelus bactrianus isolate YW-2024 breed Bactrian camel chromosome 28, ASM4877302v1, whole genome shotgun sequence, the DNA window TAATCCAAAGCTGGGTCCATGGGTCAGAGTGCTTCCAAACGTCTTTCCTCCAGTTTAGGGAGCAAGCGAATAGGCTCTGGGTTGGGGCCAATCTATGGAAAGTCTCTGACACCTACTaacatttgtgtcttctttctttctcttctcttctctttctcttctttctttcttccttccttccttctttctttctttctttcctttttttgcttttctttctttcacatttattgagcaccactTATTTGTATCGCCGTTTGCTCAGCACACAATTCTCTGACTTCCGGTGTTCATCCATGGCAGTTACACTGGGCTGGTACAAATAGTGTTACGCCAAGAAAACCCACTTCTCAATACCACTTCTCTGTCTCCCTGCTGATAAAGCTGGAGAGTTAGGAGGAGCTCTGATCACGGCACCTTACAAGCCAGGGTGTGAAATCTGGAGTTAGTTATGTATGTATttgacagataaagaaactgaggtctgAGTGCGGAGTATTTGCCCAAGTTCAGAGAGTACTCTGCTGGCCATCTGGGGCTAGAATCTGGTTCCCTGATCAGTTTAGGAGACAAGGGCCCTTTTCAGCAGGCGAGCTGCCTCTGTATGAGAGTGACATAACTAgtcttttatattttcatctaCACATAGGTGTTCTTTTCTGAAGAGGTGCATTTCAAAACTAAATGAAGTAGTTCTTGAATAAGTCTAGAACGGTGGTTCTTAGCTCTGACTGTATTAGATCATCtgagaagcatttaaaaaaatactgatctTGGAGTCCTACACCAGACCAATTAAATAAGCATTTGTGGGAGCAGGGGCCTCAGACTGGTGTTTAAAGCTCTCCAGGTGTTCCTAATGTACAGTCAGGGATCCATGGTCTAATATGCAGTCACTCTAATATACAGTCAGTGGCCTAGACATCAGTGCTTTCAAAATTCTAATGCACATTTGAATTATCTGgagatcttattaaaatgcagattctgactcagtacaTTAAGTGGGACTGGAAAGTTCCCATATCTAACAAGCTCCCAGTTCATGGTAATACTGCCAGTTCCCAGACCACACTTGGAATAGCCTCTCCAGAAGGTGCTCTGGATTCTGGTCATCCAGTGGTCACTAGTTACTCCAGCCAGAGGCCTGGAAATCACCTCTTTCCTTCATCCTCTCAATCCGCACCCTATCAGCTCTTGTCGATTCCACCCActgctccctgcagcccctgtCCTCTCTTAATAGACTGGGCAACATTCTCTTCCATGTTCGTCCACCGTCACTCCCCAACCTGGCTGTGCTCTCTGCTAGATCGTCTCCTCATGGGGCTTTTTTGACTCCTTCTTGGCACTGCGCACGCCGGTTTTACTCTGTAGAAAGCTCTTCCAGGTCTTGACCTACCTCTTAAGGGACCACAGAATCCCTGGACCCCCGCTGCCCGCACTAGTCACGTATGACGACTGTCTGGGAACAGTATGCCCTTCTGATTCTTCTCTAAGTTTCCGGCGCCCAGCTGAGAGCCTATCAGCCTAACGGTTGttgaatttaagaaagaaaaccccAACTCTGAATGAGCAAGCCAAACAAAGACCTCAGCTGCTCTCCTTCCGATCAAAATGAACATTCCTTTAAGATTATGCATCAGGTTTTAAACTCcccacctggaaaaaaaaaagttgaccaaATTCAACAAAGTAAGTATTATTTCCCATAGTTTAATGGGAGCTCAAAGCAGGCGACAGGACAGGAAGGAGAGCATGGATGCTGGCAGCCGCTTGGGGGTCTGCTTCCAAACCTGGCTcgtcccagcagagggaaggggtagAGCTCTGGGCCAGGGTGGGGACAGCCGCCGGGGAACCCTCCAGGGCCCTGCACACGGTCAGAAGCGCCCAAGGGAGGAAGGAGTGCGGGAGCTCGAACCGACTCGATGCGGAGGGAGGCGCCGCCGCCCGCCGCAGCCAGTCAGGTTCCGCGTCTCTCCAGGGCCCACAGGGGCCGCTCGcctggggaagggggcggggggtggggggagagggcagGTCCCGGGCAGAGTGGGTGGAGTGGAGGGGGAGACCGAAGGAAATGAGGCAACCTTTTCCTCCCGCGGACTCGCGCTCCTCCGGCGTCTGCGGGGCTCGGCGCTGCCGCCCGGGACCCCGTGCCCCGCGCCAGCCGTGGCGAGTCCCCCGCTGGGATTTCTTACCCAGGCGCCAGTGCCAGCCTGGTGGCGTCCTTCCCTTAGGGATCGGCTCTGGTCCCCCGGCTCGGGCCCCCGGCGCCCGGACCTCAGACCCCGGAAGTGCGCGCCGGCGGTGCCAGCGAAGGTAAGCGGCGACGGTGAGCGCGCTCGGGGCGCGCGGGCGCCCGGCATCCCCAGCGGGCCCTGGCCTGGCCGCTTCAGCCCCTCTTCGGAAACACCGGAGAACTGCTGATCCCCTGCCCGGGTGTTCCAGGCTGGGTCCCCCTGGGAACTTCGCTTCCCAgcactttctctctccctctctctctcctcgcACTTTCCTGTTGCCTCCGCCCCGCGTTTTCTGGTGCCAACAACTCTCTGCTCCCTGCTTAAGCAGTCCGGCTTCGGAGAGCTAGAGAGCGAGTCCTTTACAAATCTCGGCGCCTCTCTCCTCCTCCGCCTCTGGGACCAGGGGCTGAGCATGCGGGCCCCGCGACACGGACTGGCTTTGACCCTGGCCTGCCGGGTGCGAACCTGCCCGAATTCTCCGTGGCTCACGTTGAACTCATTTACCTGGCTCCTTTTAAGCACTCAGCTGGCCACATGCTTTTGGCGACCCCCAGTTGACCCCCTGAAATCAAAGCGGATTGGGGAGTGAAAAGGCCCTTGGGGCCCCTGTAGCCTCAGGGAGACGCTCTGCTAGTGGAGAGGGGCGCCGTCAGCTCCTTGTCCTTCTATTTGGGGTTCCCAAGAATTGGAgtgtaggggtggggaggagcactGGATATGGGACGCACGTGGGACATGGAGGTAACGAGGCTGGCTTGGAAGGAGAGGACAGCCAACCACTTCGTGCTAGCTTGCCATTTTGCTCTTACTAACTGCCTGAGTTCTCACATGAAGCCTCTGATTAGGAACTCCTATCCCTAGTTTCCAAACGGGCAAAATGACGTGCAGAGGTTCAGTAATGCCACCAGGGCTGTAAAGCTGAGAAGGGGCCCAGCCAGGATTTGGGAATGGGTTGCTTTGTAGTGCACATCCCATGCCCAGCCCTAAGGGTTCCTCTGTCCGGTCTGAGTAGGATCCTACCATTGGCTTATACTACGGGGGACTGGGCTTTTTCTATTTTGAGCAAATACATCTTGATTCCATTCGAATGCAGATGATTTATTTAGTACCTACTGTCCTCACAGTTCAGTGGTAAGCACTGATGTTTCACCTTTGACCCTCACTCTTTCATCCTTTCCCATCATCCATCCAGCCTGTCACCAAATATGTAATTCTTCCCCAAAAGGCTGGCTTGAGTCTCTCTCCGCAAAAGGCATTAAGCTTAATGGCTAAGATCCCAAGCCCTGGAGTGAGACCGTCAGCGTTTGAATCCTGGATGAGAACTTTGTGCAGCTTTCTGtgtctctatttcctcatctgtaaagtaaggaTGGGAGGATTCAAAGCAGTGGCTCTCAACTAGGATTTTGGTTTTGCCTCCCAGatgacatctggcaatgtctagGAACATTCCTGGCTATTAACATGTTAGTGGGGAAGGATGCTATTCATCTGAtgggtggagaccagggatgGTGCTAAGCGTCCTGggatgcacaggacagctccgcacaacaaagaattatcccaCTCTAGTGGTGCTTGCTGACGATGAGAAACCACTGTATTAATTTATCAGTTGATGAAGAGCGCTGTCATTCCCAACTCTCATCCTCTTACCTGCTTCAGTTTGGCTGATCGTACCAGCCTCTGTCCCAAATCCCCCCTCATTCCAGTGCTAGAATTCTGTTGTTAAAACCACtgccacaaatgataaatgctagagagtgtgtggagaaaagggaaccctcctacagtgttggttggaatgcattttggtgcagccactgtggaaaacagcatggagattcctcaaaaggccacaaacagacttaccatatgacccagcactcccactcctgggcatatattcaaagagaaccctaactcaaaaagacacttgcaccccaacgttcatagcagcactatttacaatagccaagacatggaaacaccctaaatgtccatcaacagaggactggataaagaagatttggtgtatttatacaatggaatactacttatccttcaaaaatgataaaataatgccatttgcagcaacatggatggccctggagaatgtcattctaagtgaagtaagccagaaagagaaagaaaaataccacatgatatcactcaaatctggaatcttaaaaaaaaaatacaaatgaacttatatataaaacagaaacagactcacaggcatagaatacagacttgtggttgccgggggggaggggggtgagaagggataaactgggagtttgagatttgcagatactgactggtatgtataaaatagataaacaagtttatacagcatagcacagggaagtatattcagtatcttgtagtagcctatggtgaaaaagaatatgaaaatgaatgtacgTATACTTagatatgactgaagcattgtgctgtgcaccagaaattgacacattgtaaaccaactataccacaagtaaaaaaaaaaaaaaaattaaaaaaaaaaaaaccccactgcaGGCCATGCTACTACACTGCCTTAATAACCTTGTTGGGCTCCCTGTGCTAACGGAAGGGACAGGAATCTGGGCGTGTTTTACAGGCACCAGAGATAGATCCTGTgcatattaaaatttgagaatcactgtcttACAGAATAAAAACTAACCTCCGACGTTGGCATACGTGCCTGTTCACGCTGGCGTCGACTTACCTTCCCAGACTCACCTTATGACACTTCCTCCTGTACTATTCTCCTGGTGTTCTAGGTCTTGACTTTTTGGAATGCCCTTCCTCCTCCATGGCTGGCAAATTCCTCATCATTCTCTGAGACTACAGCTCAAGTACCCCTCTGGGTGAAGTGTTCTTTAGTTCCTGGAGATGGCTCAGTTCTGTCCCTCCCTGctaccccagccccagccccttttttctttcattgtgtcTCTTGTAGTGTTTACTGCACTGTATAAGGGATCCCCTGACCAGTCATGTGTACCTGGAACATAGTACAGTGCTGTGTTCACGGTGGTGGTTAAGCTtgtaggctttggagtcaggctgCCCGTGTTCAAATCCTAGTTCTGCCATTTATTAACTCTGTGACCTTAAGCACTTTGACTTAGTCTCTCAAACCATTTTTAGTAAAATAGGAAGAAATAGTCTGCCTTCTCTACAGACTGTGACTGACTAATGGGATAATGATTGCTCATCATAatactgagtgcctactctgtgccaggacaTGGTTCAAGTttggcattttatattttcactcatttaatctttatttatagGACCATATAAAGTTAGTATTACCCTATTTTCCAGGCAAAgaaatgaaggcacagagaggctaagtggtTTCCCCAAAGTGGTAGGCCAGGATTCACAGAGACATCCGAATTGCAAAACACACACCCTTCACACTGTGCAGGTAAAGGGCTTGAACCAGTGGTCCACATACAGTAAGTGCTCTGTAAACATGAGCTGGAGTTTGTTGTGTCCATTAATAAGAGGCAAAGTCCATTGGCTTTTTCAGCTGCACCACACTTGTGGTCTAAGACTGTGCCGTTATTTTTACACCTCCcgttcctttcccctcctccttgccCCTAACCCAGTCTCAGAAGGACGAGACATTGGGGTCTATCTCCTGTCACAGCTCTTGGTCAGCACCAATGAACTTGTTGCTAAATGAAGTCTTGCGTGTGTCTGACCAGGGTCAGATCAGCATTAACTCTTTGGGGAGGGGCTCATGGAGTCAGCACACCTGCCTGGAAGAGAGAGGTGCAGACTTAGGGTCAGGAGCTACCTGACTCCGGCTTTGTCGTTTCTAAGCACGTGCCCTTTGCAGCGTGCACCTAGCGCATAAATACTGGGTTAAATTAATCAGCGGGtgtgggatggatggatgaatgacaCCAGCTGGGTCTCCCATCTTATACTTGATGAGATACAGAGTATACTTTCTCTCTATGTGTTATAAAGaacatttatatattaaagaTAAAACTTAAGGATTTAATGACTCCTATGGAATTTTGGAAAGCCAGGTTTGGGACCTGTCACTGACCCCCTGTCTGAGTCATGTGTGACATTGGATGCTAGGTTACAGTGGATCACTTCACCGACTTGGAGTCTTTTGTTTCCCTGAATGAAGCCCTGCTTTTGGAACTTGAACCCTTTTCTTGCTGGTCCATTGGCTGCTTGCTGCATAGGCCAGACCTCCTTGCACGAATACTTGCACATTTGTGTGCTCTGGTTTCTTTCACAGCTGACCCACACAGCTGTGACCCCCTTGagtttgcttgttttggtctgtTGTCCCCAAAACTTCAGTGGAATGAGGTTACTTGGTGTGTGCAAGGCCTTGCAGTCTTGTTAGGGGTCACAGAAATCCTCTGATAAGGCTGCTTTCGAGAATGGAGCAGGGTGAGAATGTCCCCACTCATTAACACGTTAGCGACCCCTCAAGGCCCCTGTAGCACTGCCTTCTCCCTTCAGACCCGGACTCTTACTGTCTTCTGGCGTTATCCCCTTTCCTGGGTCACAAGTTGACTGATCTGAGAAAGGTTCCCCCAGGGTGCTAACAGTTGGAGCCAGAGTCTGACCCAAGATCTTTGGGGCACCACTTGCATTTTCACTGAGCCTTTTAAGGCCTGATCCAGAAGATGAACTAGCCCAGGAGAGGGTGTCAGGCCCAGCCCCAGATTT includes these proteins:
- the EVA1A gene encoding protein eva-1 homolog A isoform X2; translation: MLAAAWGSASKPGSSQQREGVELWARVGTAAGEPSRALHTVRSAQGRKECGSSNRLDAEGGAAARRSQSGSASLQGPQGPLAWGRGRGVGGEGRSRAEWVEWRGRPKEMRQPFPPADSRSSGVCGARRCRPGPRAPRQPWRVPRWDFLPRRQCQPGGVLPLGIGSGPPARAPGARTSDPGSARRRCQRRES
- the EVA1A gene encoding protein eva-1 homolog A isoform X1, with the protein product MGAQSRRQDRKESMDAGSRLGVCFQTWLVPAEGRGRALGQGGDSRRGTLQGPAHGQKRPREEGVRELEPTRCGGRRRRPPQPVRFRVSPGPTGAARLGKGAGGGGRGQVPGRVGGVEGETEGNEATFSSRGLALLRRLRGSALPPGTPCPAPAVASPPLGFLTQAPVPAWWRPSLRDRLWSPGSGPRRPDLRPRKCAPAVPAKSLRSQPEPIKFQNLYCLIPALPGMKCSNQILLCS